The Anas platyrhynchos isolate ZD024472 breed Pekin duck chromosome 1, IASCAAS_PekinDuck_T2T, whole genome shotgun sequence genomic sequence GTCTAGTTTTAAGAAAGACATAGTACTGGGTATGTAACTGGTCCCAGACTTCTATGTATAGCCAGCTGCTGTAAACATAGAGCAAGCATGCCAACCTCACTTCACCTCCTCCCACAGTTCCCCAGTGCTCCCCACCCAAACAATACACACAGGCACCACTAAAGCGACAGATACTGCAAACTGCAGCAAAACACTGAACAATCTAAGGTATGAAGAGAGGTCTTTATTCTGCTTTGCTACTCCATTTACAATTATCCACATTATAAGACTCTTGTTAAAAActactgaaattaatttaatgtaaACAATGACCATTTTGTGCAACATGTGCCAACCAATGCATTAAGTACAACTAGAGAAACAGAATGATCAAATTATTTCCATGATGATTTGTACAGTAGGTTTCTACAACACAATtatacaaacataaaaaatatgcaatttctcataaaataaataattccaaTATAACTGAAGACTTAAAACAGGATAGCAAATGCAGTTTGGGGGGAGGTGTCCTTAATTACTTCACACATACACCCGCCATTTTTGGTGTTACCTTTCCCTCATCTTTGAGGAAATACGTATAGAGGGTGCAATCAAACATTTTAgtgattgcttttccttttttttttttaaaaaaaaatctgctactTTAAAAGCCTCTGATCACTGAACAGATCACTATAAAGAAtcaacatttttcattaaaaatgtaaaaccaaGTCTTAACCATAGCTATCATACAGAGCAGTTCAGAAATTGATCATAATTTGCAGTACCCTGGTTATCATCTTCTCCCTCTACACTGTTGTATGCTGTTATTCGTTCCTTTGCACATTCCAGAAATCTAAAGGTAACCTAAAGGTAACCCATTCAACTGATTGTTAAAgaaaattgtgagaaacaaaagacaaagtAATAAATACGCTTCAATTTGACAATAAGCCATCTTGCCTTTGAGCTACAAATCTTACCAGTTAAGGCTGAGAACTTTTGAATGCCCAATTAAACATACTAGTTTTCCAGAAATCTAAATTAattctttactttttaaaaaatgaatcctCTAGGATTTATCAATTCCTATCAAGTATTTCCACCTTTTAGTAGGGCACTATTTCAAGTTTATTAAATAGATCTCTCAGGACATTAGGTTCAATTATCATCAGAAACATTACAGAAACACTGATAAAATTGTTACTGAAGTAAGAACAACATACATCATGTTTGCTGGTGAGAAACctaaagtgatttttatttgatttttattttttgaaatgtgaATACTAAAAACACGTTTTATTGACAGCATAGAAGTTTccctttttaaagatatttttcagaaagactTCAGTGGTACGTTACCGATGACATTTTTTCCAAGAACTGTTCCATTCATACAATGCCTGCACAGCAGTCCCACCTCTAACACATTGCTTTTTAATGCTATGCAATGCTGCTCATACTTCCActtctgaaatttttaaaaacattgtcAGTTTCCCTCAAATTCAGGTTGGACCAACTGTTTCAAGCTTAGTGTGCTGATGGCTATGCATCTGTCACTGTGATGTCGGCCTTTCTGTGGACTGTTGAACAGAGTAGGAAGTAGAATTTCCATCTAGCATCCTGGGACTGGATATCGTTGctataaagagaaagaaagactaCTTCAACCAGAGCAACTACTAAAATGGATGTTTTGAGTAATCcacaaaaaatataaagcttCAGAGCACTACAAACACATAGCCCccaaatttccatttttccccacatctcttcccttccctcttacTTAGTAGGGTTAGAAAAATACCAGccatatttttgtttctaaacaCACACAAGCACATTAACTCCAAATGAACCTTTTTAACAAATCCAATCAAGTTTATTCAAATCTTATTTGATTAGGCAAAGGAAGTTCTGGGCTTCCAGACCCTCCTCATTCCACTGCTTTTGTTCGTTGATGGTTTTCTCAGTATTTCgagttttcttaaataaatgctttttgcaAAAACTGCCATGCAAGAATGGTATTTCTAGATACTTTATCTAGATACTCCATTTTTTTGGTAATTCTTGCAGCAGACATAATAGGATTAGGACCAAATGTGAGAGGGAAgtagaaatgtaattatttactTCCATAATAACAAAGGCTGCACTGTTCCCTTACTGACATACTAAGACCAGTGAAAATCATTGCACCTGCTTACGTTCCTTGGAAAGGATGCTGGAGCATTCATGTTTAACAGCCTGTTATCTACTATGAAACATACGTATATTCCCAACGAAAATCAGCTGAGTTTCATCACTTGATTTAGGCTGAGCCTACCTTTTCCCATTTCCCTATACATTGATGTAACACATATCAACATTTATTAGACAACACAACTGAAGTTCCCCATCAGGACATTACATACcacttctgtgaaatccctgaatttgattttcatttttatgcttCCAGGTAGAAATGTTGCAATTTGCATTTTGACCAAATACCACGTTATACGTTTTTGCTTTATGGAAACAGGATTGCTTCTCTGGAGATTTTGCTCTCAGCAACTGACTGTCCTTATGGCTTAAAGCACATTCCTAGGTTTATaaggaaaagtttattttaaaaccattttcacaaaaaatcccccaaagaaACAAGATCCAAACTTACTATCTGAAATTGTCAAGTTAAAGTTAATACCTTTGCCTCCATCTTTcctcttctgaaatgaaagagcaataaaaatgttttgtcttgACAATTGCTGAGACAAGCTGTCAACAAGAATCTCTTAAAGCATACATGCTCTGAATGAGCCAGGCTCAATTCTTTCAGCCAGCAATAGCCatgctttttgctttccatTCTCTGGGGGTTCTCTGTTTTAAGAGCTGAATTAACTACATTAATGTCAGCAATGCAAATTCTAatccaaaatataaaattgagTTTAATCAGGATCGAGCCATTGCAAGACTGGCCGTGGGAAAAGCCAGTTGTGTGACATTGCTGACCACCTCGAGCATATTTGATAGGAGCCAACTGATTCTGAAGGATAGTCACACATAATCCATATCCACCAGGATGCCTGCGACAGGACCTCAGAGTTGATGAGTATTTTTAGAAgttagaggaagaaaagattCATCTATTCTTCCTGTTATGGGCAGTTATCCTAATCTTAACTGAGCTGAGTCCCAGATTTATTGCCATTGGTCTGTGAGACAGCATCAATCCACTCTACCATGGAAGAGAAGCAGCTATTAGCATATCACATCCAGAACTGAAACCAAGActgaatgtgcttttttttttaaatatatgtgtgtgtgtgtgtatatatatatatatatatatatatatataattatatatataattactggTCACTGCTGTCTCTCCTTCAAAGACCATAAACCATTAAGTAGAAGACAATATAGAACTAAATTTATAAGACCATAATTACTAAGTCTGAGATGACGACTTTTGCTTTCTCCTGCAAAGAAACTGTAGCCCTGCTTCCCTTGCTCTGGAAGAATTCTTCCCCATCTTCTCCATCAGTCACGAGACTAAGAGCCTGGGAATCTTGCTAGTTGTCTTCTGTAGGCTTTTTTAAGGTAGGTCACTACAGGGCTCATAATCAAAAGACTCATCCCACCAAGAGACCCCCACCAAGTCAGCCTTTTagaaacagtgaagaaaactgGAGGCAAGTTTATAAAATGAAGTGGTGGACAGTATTCCCCCAAAAATGTGATTTTCCATAGGCACTCAAGATTTTGAAAACtaagcaataaaagaaaaaaagtaagaacaacaaaatgaaGGACAGACCATAAGCAGCCTCAAAACCTACCCTTTATGCATATACCTCAGTTTCTCGTTAAACTACCTTTTCCTTTATTACAGAATATGTTAATTTAATTGACAGCTTACAATGTTTGTCCCAtatttcttccttgttttcaaCATACTTGAAATGATGCTATATTGATATGCTGTTTTACGCTTAATTGcctgacagttttttttttttcctcataccCCCCCTTGAAACTGAGTAAAATAATGAACAGATGAATTAGATGGGAAGACTTTTTTAAGTAATTTAACTCCTACCTTTGTTTTAGGAAGCTGagatttattctgaaatatgtTAGTATTCACATCATTTTCTCTGCAACTGTTTTCAGCCCCCACAGTATCCATAATGCTGCTTCCACATGTCTGTGTATTATAACCACTGTCCACCTGTAATCAAGAGGAAGAACTTTAAATTGTACTGCAATTTATCACCAATAAATCAAGTATAAAAATCTGAGGGATATGACTTAAATTAAGCTGCGTTAATCAAATGCAACCAACTATCAGATACTAACAAAAGCAAGTTGTAGAATGGTCAGCCAGAATTTGTTTGGATCAAGTTAAATGTATTACTGTATGTAGtgacattaaagaaaatcatTAAGTGCTATGTAAGGTCCACTGGAGAAAGGAAGTTGGGGTGGACCCATGGTAAAAGCCCCAGTACAACCTGCAAGCTACATCCGGTGAGGGAAAAATACGCAAATGCATCCAGCATGGCATACATGCTAAACATGCCTTTATTTAGTTCCATTTTATAGGAAAGCaaaaagggttttgtttttacctgaatgctgctgctgtcacaagGATTTGCACTGCTTTCCGCTAGAGGCGACATGCACATGCGGGAGTTCTCAATACTGAAAGTGATCCCCGTCATAAAGCTGGTCATGGGTGCATTGCTGTTGCCAATTGTTTCTTTTATCCAAGCGTTCTCCTCTGACACTTCAGCTGCATCAGCCATATCTACAGTATTATTCTCCTTTAAGCCTTCTGTATCCTGAAACGATGACAGCCTTTGATGACAAGCTTCCGAGTGATCTTGTGCAATAGACACAGTTGTTACAACAAGATGTGTACCATGTGCAAAAGCATCACCGTCCTGCTGACACAAGTTTATCCCGTTATCCATTTCTGGGAACCGCACTTCCGCGGGAGCAGAATTTTCTTTGTCCTCATCCTCATCATGATTTTCAACTGCAAATGGTATTCTGATGACAGAAGTCTGATACTGGGCAGATCCCCTACATCCTCCAAGACTCATAGGAGAACAATTTTTAATTGGAGAACAACCATCTATGTAAGGACTTCTTGTACTTGGGGGTGTCATTCTATTGGATGCAGAAGCAATATCTGGAGAACAAAATGTAAGTTTTCTTTGGTctgtgcacaggaaaaaaaaaaaacaaagttattcCATTAGATACCAGAAGTCACTATGCTTAAAGCTCTGCAGTACTTGGAATAATTATAACCAACTACACAGTATTTCAGAGAATTGCCTCCTTGCCCCAAGGCCTTCTAGAATCCAAGTTTTACCACCAAATTTTTTTCCAACTATATATTTTGCAAGGCAAACTATGTCTAAGGCTGAGGAGGTCTTGCATTTTCAAACAGCAATGTTATAGTGTTCCCAGGAAAGTGTGTGCAGGCTGGTTCCCCATctgttttcagaataaaaaatacGCACACATTCCATAAGCATGTAAAAATTTTTAAGTAGCAATAAAATtgtcaaaaaattaaaatcaagtgTGGGGAAACACCAATGCAATCTGTTTATGTAATCGTACTGAAACATTATAAGGCTCAGAGCAGAATCATGCATAAACATGGCTCAAGTCCTCCCAGGtaacagatgaaaaatgaaaatactgacaTTTTCTAGAGGAACAACAAGGACACCAACGGTTGTCGTTTCTTCTCTAGTCAAGTTCATTTTAAATCATCTTGACCATAACATGATTTGAAAGCTCAAGCTAAATATCCCTTGTCCAATTAAAATGCTTCAGGTCTGACCAAATCAAAACTGTGACCTATCTGCTCAGGCATACAGCTTTAAACCCCCTCCACACACTAGATTAATCCTTCACATTTTGTTCATTAGGTCTCCATTcctttttctaaattattttccttaacTGATTCTTGCAAGCAGATACACTTCCCTGTTTCACATTATTCAGATACTTCACAGCCAACGACTGTGCCAAACAGAAGGAGACTGCTGGCATGCCAAGCCCACTACCTTGTCTCTGAAACAAATTCCAGTAAAAACACTGCTGCTTATTTAATCCAAACGTGTAAATCAAAAACGAGTAATACATATACAGTGAAACCATACCTGACAGTGGTGTATGTCTTATATGAAAAGCAATTGGTGAAAAAGCAGGAGAACCAGCATGTGCAGGAGACCCCTCTGGAAACGTGGGGCTGGTTATGCTTCCCAGACTGTACGCCCTTGTTCCTCCCTGAATAGGACTGGATGAAAACTGACCcttcaataacaaaaaaaaataattttcataatgGAAACTTCAATTAATATGCACAcaataaattttcttatttacaAGCTTAATATGGCAGTACTGAGGAAAATCTAGCCTTCTAGAGTGAAGACAATCTTTCATTGGTTTGGCTTTGTTCCACCTTTTCACTTGGACTTTACGCCTCCACATAGAAGAGCAATGGCCTCTGTCACTTAATACCAACTGAGAATGTAACACCCATTATATTTAATAACTACAAGAAGCCTAAACCGAGTGTATAGTCAAGTATTTCACCTCAGTTTCTAATACCATGACAGATGAAAGCTGCCTACTATTTATATTGTAATGGAATCAATATCTTTATTGCTTAACTCACAAGCAAAgtaattttcctcaaaaaaaacacacaatagaTCTTGCTTAAGAGTCTGgtgcaaaatatatattttagcgGTATAATTGTGTTACAGGAATGCTTTACTATAGCATGgacttttttttaagctacACTCTtgctggaattatttttttccatgcactTCAGCCTCCAAACAGATGAAGCCATACCACCATGCCACCTAAAAGAGCTTAGCTGGTTATCTGGGCATAAGATTCACCCTCAATTTAGGAAACAGGCATAACATTCAATTTTCTAATATTTGTCTATTCATCTGAATTTGCTGGTCAATGGAGAAAAGCTTATGTAGCACT encodes the following:
- the BORA gene encoding protein aurora borealis, translated to MGDTKEAKMQITPETPGRAVVLNPFESPSDYYTLQEQIVSSPSVFKSTKSSSTPGKFRWSIDQLALINPVEIDSEDVRRQAMYLSHARIDKETEDRRQKAIEEFFTKRLIVPSPWTDHEGKQVSQFNSTKSIDLNSISPIGRQLPLQPGKSNAACQTVLSLPVDFNLEKILGEYFRTDEFADQSQENLSSSSLRRKLFLEENGSVSECLSPPLHNPCGSQPLGVLCSIDISPVRCRSPLETSSSGQFSSSPIQGGTRAYSLGSITSPTFPEGSPAHAGSPAFSPIAFHIRHTPLSDQRKLTFCSPDIASASNRMTPPSTRSPYIDGCSPIKNCSPMSLGGCRGSAQYQTSVIRIPFAVENHDEDEDKENSAPAEVRFPEMDNGINLCQQDGDAFAHGTHLVVTTVSIAQDHSEACHQRLSSFQDTEGLKENNTVDMADAAEVSEENAWIKETIGNSNAPMTSFMTGITFSIENSRMCMSPLAESSANPCDSSSIQVDSGYNTQTCGSSIMDTVGAENSCRENDVNTNIFQNKSQLPKTKECALSHKDSQLLRAKSPEKQSCFHKAKTYNVVFGQNANCNISTWKHKNENQIQGFHRSATISSPRMLDGNSTSYSVQQSTERPTSQ